A DNA window from Coffea arabica cultivar ET-39 chromosome 6c, Coffea Arabica ET-39 HiFi, whole genome shotgun sequence contains the following coding sequences:
- the LOC140008775 gene encoding uncharacterized protein has translation MAPYEALYGRKCRSPIYWDEVVEKRILDPTIIPWMEEAQEKIKLIRQRLQTAQSRQKSYADNRRKDLEFEVGDQVFLKITPLRSVTAGRGKKLQPRFVGPFPILQRVGKVAYRLELPSSLSRIHDVFHVSMLKRYYPDPAHVVQPEEIEIDEALTYEEKPVQVLDRKVKELRNKQIPLVKILWKNHGVEEATWEMESEMKTKYPELFTDSGRTGGPGPTPDSNV, from the exons ATGGCACCGTACGAAGCCCTTTATGGGCGAAAGTGCCGTTCACCGATATATTGGGATGAAGTGGTAGAGAAAAGGATCCTAGACCCTACTATTATTCCGTGGATGGAGGAGGCACAAGAAAAGATTAAGTTAATCCGTCAAAGACTCCAGACAGCCCAAAGTCGCCAGAAGAGCTACGCCGATAATCGAAGGAAGGATCTGGAGTTTGAAGTAGGAGACCAAGTATTCTTGAAGATTACACCGTTACGGAGTGTTACTGCCGGcagaggaaagaaactccaGCCCAGATTCGTAGGACCTTTTCCGATCCTTCAACGGGTTGGAAAAGTCGCATACCGACTTGAGTTGCCATCGAGCCTGTCACGGATTCATGACGTATTTCATGTGTCTATGCTCAAGAGATATTACCCCGATCCAGCTCACGTTGTTCAGCCGGAAGAGATTGAAATCGACGAGGCTCTTActtacgaagaaaaacctgtGCAAGTACTCGATAGAAAAGTGAAGGAGCTAAGGAATAAACAAATTCCGCTGGTGAAAATTCTGTGGAAGaaccacggagttgaggaagcAACCTGGGAAATGGAGAGTGAGATGAAAACCAAATATCCAGAACTGTTTACTGActcag gtcgtACCGGTGGGCCGGGACCTACACCTGATTCAAACgtgtga
- the LOC140008776 gene encoding uncharacterized protein — protein sequence MEGTRSGRGKGRGGRQPTTEQGTGTEVPEPTPEPQIDPNVQVAAAIQRMTDLLAQVVQQQGPNPNPPVGNPGNPGNPGNHVESEDRALERFQKFSPPKFLGGPDPDVAEQWLEKMINIFAALRYSEERQVTFAVFQLEGAARSWWNIIRTKWEREQTPRTWASFVREFNAKYFPPLVQEKKEEEFIRLRQGMQSVAEYESQFTRLSKFTPELILTEQRRARRFLQGLNVEIQKDLAVAQITTFSDAVEKALRSENARLQVRNFQNRKRGAAGSSSTQGDKSTPPPPKFGRGAGGGRFSSPARGASSRGSQPGRGPPRSTTQGSSATVARGPCNFCGKPNHTEDDCWRKQNKCLRCGSAEHRFANCPVQARDARGTTPMTSKATSSQSRVDSTKPKVPARVYSIEQRPVPDSAEVVEGEWKLLGNLISLAIKGYDVILGVDWLARYDAQLDCKRKTVEFRIPGEATLRLDVRGSLASSAMISGIRVRKLLSKGAQGFLAFLINTPADKLKIEDVPVVSEYPDVFPDELVNLPPEREVVFEVNLCPGASPISKTPYRMAPAELKELKLQLQDLLERGFIHESGSPWGAPVLFVKKKDGTLRLGAVVFSKLDLRQGYYQLLIKKEDVPKTAFNSRCETSFQELKWRLTMAPILALPNGPDGFTVYTDASKEGLGCVLMQHRNVIAYASRKLKIHEQNYPIHDLELAAVVFALKKWRHYLYGVTFEVYSDHKSLKYLFSQKELNMRQRRWMEFLEDYDYTINYHPGKANVVADALSRKAQISGLMVKEWELLGAVGEWNPKLEHNRVTFGNIRVTSVFLEKIKEAQIKDPIVQRWVEKVKKGEIPNFNLSPEGILRFRNRIVVPDDRDLRREILEEAHRSKYTIHPGSNKMYRDLRQLYWWDKMKREIAQYVQTCLVCQQVKAEHQKPSGLLQPLEIPEWKWEHITMDFVSGLPRTQRGHDAVWILAKVSGDPGDEAEFEYYLSPSDGWAIRRMGNQSGRFRPSKICYEQVF from the exons ATGGAAGGCACGCGTAGTGGCCGAGGTAAAGGACGTGGGGGTAGACAGCCCACGACTGAACAGGGTACGGGAACTGAAGTGCCCGAACCAACTCCTGAACCCCAAATCGACCCTAATGTGCAAGTGGCCGCTGCTATCCAGCGGATGACCGATCTCCTGGCCCaggtggtgcagcaacagggcccaAACCCTAATCCACCTGTCGgcaaccctggaaaccctggaaatcCTGGAaatcatgtcgagagcgaagaccgagctctcgaacgattccaaaaattTTCTCCACCTAAATTTCTcggagggcccgatccggacgtaGCGGAACAatggttggagaagatgataaaCATTTTTGCCGCCCTGCGTTACTCGGAGGAGAGGCAAGTGACCTTTGCAGTTTTTCAACTCGAAGGGGCTGCTCGCTCTTGGTGGAACATTATTCGAACAAAATGGGAGCGAGAACAGACGCCAAGAACATGGGCGAGCTTTGTAAGGGAGTTCAACGCTAAGTATTTTCCACCGTTGGTTCAGGAGAAAAAGGAGGAAGAATTTATTCGTCTACGCCAAGGCATGCAATcggtggccgaatatgagagccaattcacacgTTTATCTAAATTTACTCCTGAGCTCATTTTAACCGAACAAAGGAGGGCTAGGCGTTTTCTTCAGGGGCTTAATGTGGAAATCCAAAAGGATTTAGCTGTTGCCCAAATCACTACTTTTAGTGATGCTGTTGAGAAGGCCTTACGATCCGAGAATGCGAGGCTCCAGGTGAGAAACTTCCAAAATCGAAAGCGGGGAGCTGCTGGGAGTAGCTCAACTCAAGGGGATAAGAGTACCCCTCCCCCTCCTAAATTTGGAAGAGGAGCTGGAGGGGGACGATTTTCGAGTCCAGCTAGAGGGGCTTCTTCCCGAGGAAGCCAACCAGGCCGAGGGCCGCCGAGGAGCACCACACAAGGGAGTTCCGCTACTGTAGCGCGTGGTCCGTGTAACTTCTGTGGGAAACCCAATCACACGGAGGACGACTGCTGGAGGAAGCAGAATAAGTGTTTGCGGTGCGGAAGTGCGGAGCACCGGTTCGCCAACTGTCCGGTCCAGGCACGTGACGCGAGAGGAACTACCCCGATGACATCTAAGGCTACCTCAAGTCAATCCCGGGTAGACAGTACCAAACCAAAGGTACCCGCACGGGTGTACTCCATTGAGCAACGGCCAGTTCCTGATTCCGCCgaggtagtggaag GTGAGTGGAAGTTattggggaatttgataagtttagCCATAAAGGGATACGATGTGATATTAGGCGTGGATTGGCTGGCTCGGTACGATGCTCAGCTAGACTGTAAACGGAAAACtgttgaatttcgcattccggGGGAGGCAACTTTGAGGTTAGATGTGAGGGGTAGTCTAGCCTCATCCGCTATGATTTCGGGTATTCGAGTTAGGAAATTATTGAGCAAAGGGGCACAAgggttcctagcttttcttattaatactccTGCCGACAAACTGAAAATAGAGGACGTCCCGGTAGTGAGTGAATAccctgatgtttttcctgacgagTTAGTGAACTTGCCTCCAGAGAGAGAAGTGGTGTTCGAAGTGAACCTTTGTCCAGGGGCTTCTCCTATTtctaaaaccccttaccgaatggcaccCGCGGAACTCAAAGAGTTAAAACTACAGTTGCAAGACCTGTTAGAGCGGGGGTTTATTCACGAGAGCGGATCGCCTTGGGGGGCGCCCGTTCTCTTTGTCAAGAAGAAGGACGGGACTTTGAGACTCG gtgCGGTGGTCTTTTCAAAATTAGACCTTCGACAGGGGTACTACCAGCTGTTGATTAAGAAAGAAGATGTGcccaaaactgctttcaattcccg GTGTGAAACTAGCTTTCAAGAACTGAAATGGAGATTGACAATGGCCCCTATTTTAGCCTTACCTAACGGTCCAGACGGTTTCACTGTTTACACCGACGCCTCCAAagaaggattgggatgtgtaCTAATGCAACACCGAAATGTGATAGCTTATGCTTCCCGgaaattgaaaattcatgaaCAAAATTATCCCATCCATGACCTAGAATTGGCCGCAGTTGTCttcgctctgaaaaagtggagacactatctatACGGAGTGACTTTTGAAGTTTATTCCGATCATAAGAGCCTTAAATACCTCTTTTCTCAGAAAGAGTTGAACATGAGACAACGCCGttggatggaattcttggagGACTACGATTATACGATTAATTACCATCCTGGTAAGGCCAATGTGGTAGCCGATGCcttaagtcgaaaggctcaaaTTTCTGGATTGATGGTGAAAGAATGGGAATTATTGGGAGCGGTTGGAGAATGGAATCCAAAACTGGAGCATAATAGGGTAACCTTTGGGAATATCCGAGTGACGTCCGTGTTTCTAGAAAAGATCAAGGAAGCTCAAATTAAGGATCCGATAGTTCAAAGGTGGGTAGAAAAGGTGAAGAAAGGAGAAATACCTAATTTTAATTTGAGCCCTGAAGGAAttttgagatttcgaaatcgaatAGTGGTACCCGATGATAGAGATTTGAGAagggaaattttggaggaagctcatcgatctaagtatacaatccatccaggAAGTAACAAGATGTATCGTGACTTGCGGCAATTGTACTGGTGGGACAAGATGAAGAGAGAGATAGCTCAGTACGTGCAAACCTGCCTAGTGTGTCAGCAAGTTAAGGCTGAACATCAGAAGCCTTCGGGATTGCTACAACCTTTGGAAattcctgaatggaaatgggaacatatcACTATGGACTTCGTTTCTGGACTACCTAGGACTCAaagaggacatgatgccgtttgg attttggcaaaagtttcaggagaCCCTGGGGACGAAGCTGAATTTGAGTACTacttatcaccctcagacggatgggcAATCAGACGGATGGGCAATCAGAGCGGACGATTCAGACCCTCGAAGATATGTTACGAACAAGTATTTTAG